Genomic window (Leptolyngbyaceae cyanobacterium):
TAGCAATTTCTGCTGATTGTATTTCGATCGCATTAAAGCACAGGGAGCAAGACCCAGGCCCGTTACCAATGATTCTTTGGCAATACGGTTTGGTAACGCTAGAACAACTAGATCGCATTTTTGACTGGCTGGAAACAGCTTAAGATATAACCCTGATGATCGAGGAGCGGACATTGATGTCAGAACGATTATGTCCCTGTTCAAAAACGGCATGGGTGCGTTTCTTTGAGTTCCTTATATTTCAATTCCAACAAAAAAAGCGAGTTAATTATTAACTCGCTTTTTTAATGTGGCTGCTCAATTTTAGATGATTAATTTTTAGATTCAAAAATTAACTGTGGTGACTGATACCCTGGCTTGCGAGTCCGCGATGATTAGTTATTTTTGATACAATTAATTTTCGGTAAGTTGAGAATTATAACAAACGAAAACGCCAATATAATTAACTTAGTCATATATTAAAGTAAGTTGCTAGTTATAGAGCTTGGGTAGTTATTATTTAGTGGGATAATAGGATAATGCAAAACTTCTCCCTCATTACTTACTTCTAGTCCCTAGCCTCTAACCCCTAAGAAGCCTCAATATTCATCGCTGGCAACTAGAAGTAATTAAACGCAGGGATATTCAATTAAAAGCAATTTTACTGATAGCGATTTGGTTAAAATAATATAGATTATGATTTGGCAACTATCCTCTCTAAAATTCCGAACTTTTTCAATTGCTTTAACTATCCAATTTTTTACCATTATTCCCTTACTAACCCAGGCGGAGACTTCAGTGAATCAGTTACCGGCAAACATTTGGGAAATCGGTGAAGCAGGAGGCTATATTCCTCCTGACGATATAGGTTCCCCAAAAAGAAAAGAATCGGGGTCAACTCGTAACCCAACCATGTGTTCTGTCGATAAACCGCTTCCCAGCCAACCTTTAACTGCCTTAGTACCTAAAAATACGGACACCGGAGTAACAGTACTAGACCGTCCGACTTTTTTTGCTTATATTCCAGAAACCTCTGCAACAACAGTTACTTTTGTCTTACAAGATTTAGATTATCAAGACATTTACCGGACAATTTTTCCGATTCCTAAAACACCTGGTATTGTCAGTTTTAAACTACCCGATCGCGCACCAGCCTTAGAAATTGGTAAGACATATCGTTGGACATTAGCCGTGATTTGCCCGCCCAAAAGCGAGGATTCTAGAGAAGAACCGGGCGTTTATGCAAATATTTGGCGAACTCAATTGCGCCAGCCAGTTGCTAACGAATTACAAAAATTACCAATTCGCGATCGAGCCAAACTATATCGTCAGTCTAAAGTTTGGCATGAAGCAGTCAGTACCCTAGCAGAACTGCGCCAAACTAACTCTAGCGATTCGCAATTAGTTGCCGAATGGAAAGAATTATTAAATTCGGCTGGATTGAGTGAATTAGCTGAAGTTCCTTTAGTTAGCGATTGAATTCGAGCAAAATTAAGGAATTAATTGAAAAAGGAACTACTAAGACACCAATCATACCAAGAGAAGAAAAAAGAGAAAATTTTCATAAATTATTTATAATCGATGTCCAGATAACAACAAAAAAAAGTTAAAATTAGAATAAAAATGACTAATTAAATTATGAAAATACGTCATTTTAAATTCTGTTTTAATCTAGCATCCACTCTCTTTTTCCTACTTATTAGTAAAATTTCTGTCGCTCAAATAGTTCCGGATACTACATTAACCATCAATTCAAGGGTAACTCCCCAAGGCAACATCAGCCAGATTGAAGGAGGAACTCAAGTCGGAAACAATCTCTTTCACAGTTTTCAAGAATTTTCGATTCCTACAGACCATACTGCCTTTTTTAATAACGCTCTGGATATCCAAAATATTATTAGCCGCGTCACTGGTAATTCTGCTTCTTATATCGATGGGTTGATTCGCGCTAACGGTACGGCTAACTTATTCTTGTTGAACCCCAACGGCATAGCTTTTGGCCCTAATGCCCAATTGAATATCGGTGGTTCATTTTTAGCCAGTACTGCTAACAGTATGAAATTTGCTGATGGAACTCAATTTAATGCTAAAGCGGAACAAACCGCACCTTTATTAACCGTCAGCGTCCCAGTAGGTTTGCAATTTAGCTCTAATTCTCAACCAATTAGGGTACAACAATCTAATCTTCAAGTTTTACCGGGAAAAAGCTTGGCGTTAGTTGGTGGCGAACTCAATTTAATTGGTAGCAATTTAACCGCAGAACGAGGAAGAATCTATTTAGCATCATTAATTAGCGGTGAATGGTCGTTGGTGGATAATCAAATAGCGATCGCAAATCAGTATGCCGATATTCGATTATCCCAACAAGCTGTTGTTGATGCCAGCGGTGCAGGTGGTGGAAACATTCAGGTGCAGGGTAGGCAAATAAGTTTGAAAGATGGGTCGCAAATTAAAGCTAATACCTTGGGAGGAGAAGCGGGAGGTAACCTCAGCGTTAATGCTACAGAGTCAGTAGAGGTAATTGGTAGATTAGCGGATGGAACTCCTAGCGCTTTACAAGCAAGAGTGGAATCAGGTGCAACCGGTACTGGTGGTAATGTCAATATTGTTACTCGACGCTTGCGGGTAGAAGGGGGAGCGAGAGTGGCAGCTTCTTCCTTAAGCGAAACGGGAGCAAATGCGGGAAATATCAGCGTCCAAGCTACCGATGCAGTGGAATTAATCGGAGTGGGGAGTTTCTTGCAAGGAGAACAAACCGTAGTGCAACCGAGTGCTTTATCTACCCAGACTTACGGTTTGGGAAATGCTGGCAACTTGGATATCGTAACTGGGAGATTAATTGCTGAAGATGGGGGACAAGTATCATCGGAAACTTTCGGTGCTGGTCAGGCGGGAGATGTAAGAGTAAGCGCTGAATCTGTGGAATTGAATGGGAGGTCAGCAAATGGAACGGTTCCCAGTGCCATATTTGCGAGAGTGCGAGAAGGGGGTACTGGTAGTGCGGGTAATGTGTTTATTCAAACAGGACGCTTATCTGTGAATGGAGGCGCAAAGGTGGCAGCATCTTCCTTAAGCGAAACGGGAGCAAGTGCGGGAAATATCAGCGTACAAGCTACCGATGTAGTGGAATTAATCGGTGTAGGAAATGTCTCTCAAGGAGAACAAACTTTAGTACAACCGAGTGCTTTGTCTACTCAGACTTACGGTGGGGGAAATGCTGGCAAGTTGGATATCGTAACGGGAAGATTAATTGCTCGATATGGGGGGCAGGTATCATCGGAGACTTTTGCTGGTGGTAATGCAGGTGATGTTACCGTTGGCGCTTCTCAAGTTGAGTTAAATGGTAGGTCACCTGATGGTAGCGTTCCTAGCGCGTTATTGGCGAGGGTGCGAGAAGGGGCGACTGGAAATGCGGGAAATATGGCGATCGATAGCGATCGCGTAATTTTAACCAACGGTGCGAGAGTCGCCACCGCTTCTTTAGGAGAAGGAAATGCGGGAAACTTGAGTATTCAAGCTACCGATACGGTGGAAGTAAAAGGGGTGGGAAGAAATCCCAATGGCGATCCCAATCCTACTCAAATATCTGTTTTATCTACTGGCAGTGGCAAGGGAGGTTCTTTAAATATTCAAACTAGCAGATTAATTGCTGAAAATGGCGGTCAAATTTCTGCTTCTGCTGGTGGAATTGGGGATGGGGGAACTTTAGATGTTAATGCTGATGAAGTTAGCTTAATTGGTCGATCGCCTGATGGTAGATTTGCCAGTGGATTACTCGCGAGAGTGGAATCAGGCGCTACTGGTAATGCCAAAGATTTACGTTTGCAAACCCGACGATTGCTACTACAAGATGGTGCGAGAGTGGCAGCCGCTTCGTTAGGGCAAGGAAATGCCGGAAATTTAACTATTCAAGCTACTGATTCGGTGGAAATAACCGGAGTTGGCACTAACCCAGATGGTAGCCCCAATCCTACCCAATTGTCTGCTTTATCTACTGGAACTGGCAATGCAGGCACTTTGACAATTGAAACAAATCGATTGACAGTGGGAAATGCTGCACAAGCGATCGTCAGCAGTAGCGGTACGGGAAATCCTGGTAACCTACGAGTAGAAGCGCCGATCGTTCAACTCGATCGCGGCGCATTGCAAGCAGAGTCAGCTACGGGTAGGGGTGGCAATATTAGTTTATCGCGATCGCGCAACGTGCAACTCCGTAACCAAAGTATCATATCTGCTGACTCAGGGCCGGGTGGAAGCGAAGGGGATATCAATATTAATACGGAAACAATTGTTTTGCTGGAAGGTAGCAGAATTATCACCGATGCGGAAGCTCCCCAAGGGGGTAGTAATATTAGAATTCAAGCTCCCAATAATTCTAGATTAGCCGTTTTTACTTCTAGTGATAGTATCATTCGCGCTCGTGGAGAAGTGACGGTGGAAGGTGAAGTGGAAGTTCAACCACCGGATCTCCCCCAAGTAGAAGTGATCGATGCTACTCAATTGGTGGCGCAAGCTTGTCCTGCGGAAAATCAAGGTAATTCTTTTTACGTAACTGGTCGAGGTGGTTTACCTCCCAGTCCTGATGATACATTTAACGGTGATTTATTTTGGGAAGATTTGCGAATTGGGGAACGAGGGAGATCGCGATCGATCTCTAATTCTCAATTACCTAAACTGAATTCTCCATCTCAAATTATAGAGGCTCAAGGTTGGGTGATCGGTACTAAAGGGGAGGTGATCCTGACGGCTAAAGCGTCTGAGGTTACTCCTTATCAAGGGAGTTTAATTACTCCTGATTGTCAGAGAAATTAATGTTGAGTTTTGGGGTTAAAAAAACCACAGATGTCCACAGATGAACACAGATGAACACAGATGGAATATTAGGTAAATACGATTTTTTCAGAAGTTTTAGAGCAATGTAGATATTAACCGCAGATGAATACAGATGAACGCAGATAAACGCAGATTTTAGATATGTCTTATTTTGGGCTTGATGGGGGTGTATATGCAAAGCAGATATTCTGGAGATTCTTACAAAACTGATATGACAGAAAACGATATTTTATCTAATTATTTTTGATTGTTTTATTTAATTTAATTTAAAAAAGTATAAAGAGTTAAACATGAAGCACATTAAACGTTATCTAGCATTGTTTTTAAGCACTTTAATATTAGTTATATTTTTGAATTGGTTTCTAGCAGATTCGGGAATTTCTCAAGAACGTTTGATTTTGGGAAGTCAAGTAAATATTTTGAATATTAAACAAGAAAAAATTAACCGCAATCTTGATGTTGAGCGCCAACAACTACTAGAGAAAGGTAAGTCATTTTACGAAGCAGAGCAATTTTTAGATG
Coding sequences:
- a CDS encoding DUF2949 domain-containing protein, encoding MAPATYTRLIRFLEEELAISADCISIALKHREQDPGPLPMILWQYGLVTLEQLDRIFDWLETA
- a CDS encoding DUF928 domain-containing protein, yielding MNQLPANIWEIGEAGGYIPPDDIGSPKRKESGSTRNPTMCSVDKPLPSQPLTALVPKNTDTGVTVLDRPTFFAYIPETSATTVTFVLQDLDYQDIYRTIFPIPKTPGIVSFKLPDRAPALEIGKTYRWTLAVICPPKSEDSREEPGVYANIWRTQLRQPVANELQKLPIRDRAKLYRQSKVWHEAVSTLAELRQTNSSDSQLVAEWKELLNSAGLSELAEVPLVSD
- a CDS encoding filamentous hemagglutinin N-terminal domain-containing protein encodes the protein MKIRHFKFCFNLASTLFFLLISKISVAQIVPDTTLTINSRVTPQGNISQIEGGTQVGNNLFHSFQEFSIPTDHTAFFNNALDIQNIISRVTGNSASYIDGLIRANGTANLFLLNPNGIAFGPNAQLNIGGSFLASTANSMKFADGTQFNAKAEQTAPLLTVSVPVGLQFSSNSQPIRVQQSNLQVLPGKSLALVGGELNLIGSNLTAERGRIYLASLISGEWSLVDNQIAIANQYADIRLSQQAVVDASGAGGGNIQVQGRQISLKDGSQIKANTLGGEAGGNLSVNATESVEVIGRLADGTPSALQARVESGATGTGGNVNIVTRRLRVEGGARVAASSLSETGANAGNISVQATDAVELIGVGSFLQGEQTVVQPSALSTQTYGLGNAGNLDIVTGRLIAEDGGQVSSETFGAGQAGDVRVSAESVELNGRSANGTVPSAIFARVREGGTGSAGNVFIQTGRLSVNGGAKVAASSLSETGASAGNISVQATDVVELIGVGNVSQGEQTLVQPSALSTQTYGGGNAGKLDIVTGRLIARYGGQVSSETFAGGNAGDVTVGASQVELNGRSPDGSVPSALLARVREGATGNAGNMAIDSDRVILTNGARVATASLGEGNAGNLSIQATDTVEVKGVGRNPNGDPNPTQISVLSTGSGKGGSLNIQTSRLIAENGGQISASAGGIGDGGTLDVNADEVSLIGRSPDGRFASGLLARVESGATGNAKDLRLQTRRLLLQDGARVAAASLGQGNAGNLTIQATDSVEITGVGTNPDGSPNPTQLSALSTGTGNAGTLTIETNRLTVGNAAQAIVSSSGTGNPGNLRVEAPIVQLDRGALQAESATGRGGNISLSRSRNVQLRNQSIISADSGPGGSEGDININTETIVLLEGSRIITDAEAPQGGSNIRIQAPNNSRLAVFTSSDSIIRARGEVTVEGEVEVQPPDLPQVEVIDATQLVAQACPAENQGNSFYVTGRGGLPPSPDDTFNGDLFWEDLRIGERGRSRSISNSQLPKLNSPSQIIEAQGWVIGTKGEVILTAKASEVTPYQGSLITPDCQRN